From Weissella confusa, a single genomic window includes:
- a CDS encoding FusB/FusC family EF-G-binding protein, whose amino-acid sequence MDKQLQPHEFVAIKEQVIILNKAFNSVNDKNVKSVVQADVIETVKNILPDTDVANEFLAQLPEIAMSKQRAEHAFKQLEELVTPFPELSANQLGKLFKKVKKLPEPKWENMNRHEMTYLGWNDNGSQKKYIVAPRDGKLVGIYGDFDPKPLNGLCAICHQLGTVSMFLSKVKSRGAEGNYTKRGNLICRDSSLCNAQLSSLDYLASFVETTLVK is encoded by the coding sequence ATGGACAAACAACTACAACCGCACGAATTCGTTGCAATCAAAGAACAAGTCATCATCTTGAACAAGGCGTTTAACTCAGTTAACGACAAGAATGTTAAGTCTGTCGTGCAGGCTGATGTTATTGAAACGGTTAAGAACATTTTGCCAGACACGGATGTCGCCAATGAGTTCTTGGCGCAATTGCCTGAAATTGCAATGTCGAAGCAACGTGCTGAACATGCGTTTAAGCAACTTGAAGAATTGGTGACGCCGTTCCCTGAGTTGAGCGCAAATCAACTTGGCAAGTTGTTCAAGAAGGTTAAGAAGCTACCTGAACCTAAGTGGGAAAACATGAATCGTCATGAAATGACCTACTTAGGTTGGAATGACAATGGTAGCCAAAAGAAGTACATCGTCGCACCACGCGATGGTAAGTTGGTGGGCATCTATGGTGATTTCGATCCAAAGCCGTTGAACGGATTGTGTGCCATCTGTCACCAACTAGGAACTGTTTCAATGTTCCTATCAAAGGTGAAGTCACGAGGTGCTGAAGGTAATTATACGAAGCGCGGTAATCTTATTTGCCGTGATAGCTCACTTTGCAATGCGCAATTGAGCAGCCTTGACTACCTTGCAAGCTTTGTCGAAACGACGCTTGTTAAGTAA